Proteins encoded by one window of Culicoides brevitarsis isolate CSIRO-B50_1 chromosome 2, AGI_CSIRO_Cbre_v1, whole genome shotgun sequence:
- the LOC134830338 gene encoding transmembrane emp24 domain-containing protein 1 — MIFVLKVQQQAAETSSVRRRCYNNTNQEMATYFVLSFAVLITFFSVIVSGNDAERPWYETLPAVAMDYKVHIDAGKEDCYWQYVQPGATFYVSFQVIRGGDGMAGFAVRNQQNEIVHPYQWQASSDYTENQSKGGYYAVCVDNQFSRFAAKLVNLYITVIRYDEWEKYAQEIQDLNVNMQNFSSTIINVETRVNEVFQYLSAARAWEARDYALIVDNNSYVMYWSIIQICVILLTTTLTVYFVRKLFDIKGGSSRSRI, encoded by the exons ATGATTTTCGTTTTGAAAGTCCAGCAACAGGCAGCTGAAACCAGTTCCGTACGTCGTAGATGCTACAACAACACAAATCAAGAAATGGCCACGTATTTTGTTTTATCCTTTGCTgttttgataacttttttctCGGTCATTGTGTCTGGAAATGACGCGGAACGACCGTGGTATGAGACCCTTCCCGCCGTTGCCATGG ATTACAAAGTTCACATCGACGCAGGGAAGGAAGATTGTTACTGGCA gtACGTTCAACCAGGTGCCACTTTCTACGTGAGTTTCCAAGTGATCCGCGGCGGTGATGGCATGGCAGGTTTCGCCGTTCGGAATCAACAGAACGAAATTGTGCATCCGTATCAGTGGCAAGCCAGCAGCGATTACACGGAAAATCAAAGTAAAGGCGGTTACTACGCCGTTTGCGTCGACAATCAATTTTCGCGATTCGCTGCGAAACTCGTCAACTTGTACATCACCGTCATCCGGTATGACGAGTGGGAAAAGTATGCGCAGGAAATCCAGGACCTCAATGTGAACATGCAGAATTTCTCGTCAACCATTATCAATGTGGAGACGCGCGTCAACGAAGTCTTCCAGTATTTGTCGGCGGCGCGAGCGTGGGAGGCACGCGATTATGCCTTAATTGTCGACAACAATTCCTACGTCATGTACTGGTCGATTATCCAGATCTGCGTTATTTTACTCACGACAACGCTCACGGTTTACTTTGTGCGAAAATTATTCGATATTAAGGGCGGATCGTCAAGAAGTCGCATCTAA
- the LOC134829636 gene encoding E3 ubiquitin-protein ligase RNF185-like gives MATPTAPPMEDVKNDKKDDNNGDDNEKNNDAMFECNICLDTAKDAVVSLCGHLFCWPCLHQWLETRPNRQFCPVCKAAISKDKVVPLYGRGGGKQEDPRTKKVPPRPQGQRQEPEQQGFQGFGFGDGGFHMSFGIGAFPFGFFTSSFNIGEPRPSAAPRGSAQWEDEQYLSKVFLWIAVIFLLWLIIA, from the exons ATGGCAACGCCAACGGCACCCCCCATGGAAGACGTGAAGAACGACAAAAAGGACGACAACAACGGGGATGACAACGAGAAAAATAACGATGCCATGTTCGAGTGCAATATTTGCTTAGACACAGCCAAAGACGCAGTTGTCAG CTTATGCGGACACCTTTTCTGCTGGCCCTGCTTGCATCAGTGGCTCGAAACGCGACCAAATCGGCAATTTTGTCCCGTGTGCAAGGCGGCGATCAGCAAAGACAAGGTTGTGCCTTTGTACGGTCGGGGAGGGGGCAAACAGGAGGATCCacgcacaaaaaaagttcCGCCACGACCACAAGGACAACGACAAGAGCCCGAACAACAAGGCTTCCAGGGCTTTGGATTCGGCGACGGTGGTTTTCACATGTCTTTTGGCATTGGAGCCTTTCCTTTTGg ttttttcacaTCATCCTTCAACATTGGCGAACCAAGACCAAGTGCAGCGCCCCGTGGCTCGGCGCAATGGGAAGACGAACAGTACCTGTCGAAGGTTTTCTTATGGATCGCGGTGATTTTCCTCTTGTGGCTCATTATTGCATAG